A genomic window from Gemmatimonadota bacterium includes:
- the rsgA gene encoding ribosome small subunit-dependent GTPase A: protein MTLIRARVAAVHRSSLQLLHAGALVPATLSSSLIRDPDPLARPGVGDWVTAEALPDNSWRVAAVEPRHSALVRRAAGERLEPQLLAANIDVALLFAPLPDDVNPRRLVRLAALAWDGGATPVVVLSRADLVDGTALAEAMQQVQSQLPGVDCVAISSMSDEGVAPLRPWLRPSSTLVFLGPSGAGKSTLVNRLAGAALMRTGVVADDGRGKHTTTHRALITLPDDVTVIDTPGLREVGMWVGSAGSEHLFADIMTLAEGCRFGDCTHAQEPGCAVLSALESGTLGADRYDQWRQLQREWDRAERSVHEQRRFERTFGRAVKRFYKDRGT from the coding sequence ATGACCTTGATACGAGCCCGCGTAGCCGCGGTCCATCGTTCGTCGCTCCAACTCCTGCATGCCGGTGCGCTCGTGCCGGCAACGCTTTCGTCATCACTCATTCGCGACCCCGACCCGCTCGCGCGCCCCGGCGTGGGCGACTGGGTCACGGCCGAAGCACTCCCCGACAACAGCTGGCGCGTGGCCGCCGTGGAACCACGCCACTCGGCGCTGGTGCGACGGGCGGCCGGCGAGCGCCTCGAGCCGCAGCTCCTCGCTGCCAACATCGACGTGGCGCTGCTCTTTGCGCCGCTACCCGACGACGTGAACCCGCGGCGCCTCGTGCGCCTGGCCGCCCTCGCGTGGGACGGCGGGGCGACACCGGTAGTCGTCCTCAGTCGTGCCGACCTCGTGGACGGCACGGCGCTGGCCGAGGCGATGCAGCAGGTGCAGTCGCAGCTGCCGGGGGTCGACTGCGTTGCCATCTCGTCGATGAGCGACGAAGGCGTGGCCCCGCTCAGGCCATGGCTGCGTCCCTCGTCGACGCTCGTCTTCCTCGGCCCGTCGGGGGCGGGGAAATCGACCTTGGTCAACCGGCTGGCCGGCGCCGCGCTGATGCGCACCGGCGTCGTCGCCGATGATGGCAGGGGCAAGCACACCACGACGCACCGCGCCCTCATCACCTTGCCTGACGACGTGACGGTGATCGACACGCCAGGGCTGCGCGAGGTGGGGATGTGGGTGGGGAGTGCGGGGAGCGAACACCTCTTTGCCGACATCATGACGCTGGCGGAGGGCTGTCGCTTTGGCGATTGCACGCACGCCCAGGAGCCGGGGTGCGCCGTGCTGTCGGCGCTCGAGAGCGGGACACTCGGCGCCGACCGCTACGACCAGTGGCGCCAGCTGCAACGTGAGTGGGACCGCGCCGAGCGTTCGGTGCACGAGCAGCGACGGTTCGAACGGACGTTCGGCCGGGCGGTGAAGCGGTTCTACAAGGACCGCGGGACGTGA
- a CDS encoding alpha/beta fold hydrolase, translated as MPILSLADADLAYEVSGEGPPLLLLHGLGANAATWQLQVAAFAPRYRVVTLDLRGTPASRDRLHPQGPFSIPQFAADARALLDHLGARPAHVVGLSLGGMIAFQMAVDDPSYFTSMTIVNSGPAVVPRTFVERWAIGVRQVITRLAGPATFAKILAPKLFPKPEHAALRESFKATLGANDPKAYLATLNAILGWTVLDRIGGIALPTLVVTADHDYTSVASKEEYLRLMPNARLAVVADSRHALPMENPEPFNAVLAAFLREVEQGGAAARP; from the coding sequence ATGCCCATCCTCTCCCTCGCCGACGCCGATCTCGCCTACGAGGTGTCCGGCGAGGGGCCGCCACTCCTCCTGCTCCACGGGCTGGGCGCCAATGCTGCGACGTGGCAGCTGCAGGTCGCGGCCTTCGCCCCGCGCTATCGGGTCGTCACGCTCGACCTGCGCGGCACGCCGGCCTCGCGCGATCGACTGCACCCCCAGGGACCGTTCAGCATCCCGCAGTTTGCCGCCGATGCCCGCGCCCTCCTCGACCACCTGGGCGCGCGGCCGGCGCACGTGGTCGGGCTGTCTCTGGGTGGGATGATCGCCTTCCAGATGGCGGTCGACGATCCGTCCTACTTCACGTCGATGACCATCGTGAACAGCGGGCCGGCGGTCGTCCCGCGCACCTTCGTGGAACGCTGGGCCATCGGCGTGCGCCAAGTGATCACCAGGCTCGCCGGACCCGCGACCTTCGCAAAGATCCTCGCCCCCAAGCTCTTCCCCAAGCCAGAGCACGCGGCACTGCGCGAGAGCTTCAAGGCCACGCTGGGCGCCAATGATCCCAAGGCGTACCTCGCGACGCTCAACGCCATCCTCGGCTGGACGGTGCTCGATCGCATCGGTGGGATCGCTCTCCCCACGCTCGTCGTCACGGCAGACCACGACTACACGTCGGTGGCATCGAAGGAGGAGTACCTGCGGTTGATGCCCAACGCGCGCCTGGCCGTGGTCGCGGACTCGCGGCACGCGCTGCCGATGGAAAACCCCGAGCCGTTCAATGCGGTGCTGGCGGCCTTCCTGCGCGAGGTGGAGCAGGGAGGGGCAGCGGCGCGCCCGTAG
- a CDS encoding S9 family peptidase, with translation MLRLAACATAVTASTVAAQPRARLATRVSRVVDTLHGVAVEDRFRWLESQTSPDVLAWIAAQNRLALETLGTDTPARRALSARLRALLDVPTSSAPRRGGDWEYFTLRRTGEEVASVYRRHWVPNAGIVAPDSQYERLINPLDLRRDGTTSVAIEAVSPDGSLLMYSVRDGGPDEITVKIRDLRTGKDLADSLPPALYASLAFAPHGRGFYYVHRSRLEGPRFRYHQLGLSAGSDSLLYGEFLPPTHFLAVSTALKGRYRIYTISHGWARNEVHVQDTQTGNLVDLTAGVDAHFTPQVVDDELWLRTDLDAPRGRVVAVDFRNPRREAWRIVLPESEDVLDAFTLIDGKLYVTYLRNAAHRIAVFTRDGQPAGEVAVPPHATVSIRGAEPGSALLTIASFTQPGVTYKLDLATGARTVWERARVAFDTSAFEVAQHWYRSKDGTRAPLWVVQKRGHARSRNTPALLHGYGGFAVNLGPRFDARAALWVERGGIYVQATLRGGNEFGEAWHRGGMLANKQNVFDDFTSAAQFLVDSGFTAPERLAIRGVSNGGLLMGAAITQRPDLFRAAFVGVPDLDLVRFPTFVTHNNAPALLEYGDARQPAEFEAIRTMSPYQNVKDGVRYPAVMVQTGINDTRVPPWQARRFTARLQQASTSGLPVILLHDLRSGHAGGRSMSGTVELATREMEFLLRHVGALGRGR, from the coding sequence GTGCTGCGCCTCGCGGCGTGCGCCACCGCCGTCACCGCGTCGACCGTCGCGGCCCAGCCGAGAGCGCGACTCGCCACGCGCGTGTCGAGGGTGGTCGACACCTTGCATGGCGTGGCGGTCGAGGACCGCTTCCGCTGGTTGGAGTCGCAGACGTCGCCGGACGTGCTGGCCTGGATCGCGGCGCAGAACCGACTGGCCCTCGAGACGTTGGGGACCGACACCCCGGCACGGCGGGCGCTCAGCGCCCGCTTGCGCGCCCTGCTCGACGTTCCGACATCGAGCGCGCCGCGCCGCGGCGGTGACTGGGAGTACTTCACGCTGCGCCGCACCGGCGAGGAAGTCGCCTCGGTCTATCGTCGGCACTGGGTCCCGAACGCCGGGATCGTAGCCCCCGACAGCCAGTACGAACGCCTCATCAACCCGCTCGACCTGCGCCGCGACGGCACCACGAGCGTGGCGATCGAGGCCGTTTCACCTGACGGCTCATTGCTGATGTACTCGGTGCGCGACGGGGGGCCGGACGAGATCACGGTGAAGATCCGCGACCTGCGCACGGGGAAGGACCTCGCCGATTCGCTCCCGCCGGCGCTGTACGCGTCGCTCGCCTTCGCACCGCACGGGCGCGGCTTCTACTACGTGCATCGCTCGCGTCTCGAAGGGCCGCGCTTTCGCTACCATCAGCTGGGGCTCTCGGCGGGGAGCGACAGCCTGCTCTACGGCGAGTTCCTCCCGCCCACCCACTTCCTCGCCGTGTCGACGGCGCTCAAGGGGCGCTATCGCATCTATACCATTTCGCATGGGTGGGCGCGCAACGAGGTACATGTCCAGGACACGCAGACGGGGAACCTCGTCGACCTCACGGCAGGTGTCGACGCGCACTTCACGCCGCAGGTGGTCGATGATGAACTGTGGTTGCGCACCGACCTCGACGCGCCGCGCGGGCGCGTTGTCGCAGTCGACTTCAGGAACCCGCGTCGCGAGGCGTGGCGCATCGTTCTCCCCGAGTCGGAGGATGTGCTCGACGCCTTCACGCTGATCGACGGCAAGCTGTACGTCACCTACCTGCGCAATGCGGCGCATCGCATCGCCGTCTTTACGCGCGACGGGCAGCCAGCGGGAGAGGTCGCCGTTCCTCCGCACGCGACCGTCTCGATTCGCGGCGCTGAGCCGGGGAGTGCGCTCCTCACGATTGCATCGTTCACGCAACCGGGGGTCACCTACAAGCTCGACCTCGCGACTGGTGCACGCACCGTGTGGGAGCGCGCCAGGGTCGCCTTTGATACGAGCGCCTTCGAGGTCGCGCAGCACTGGTATCGCTCCAAGGACGGGACGCGCGCGCCACTCTGGGTGGTGCAGAAGCGCGGGCACGCGCGCAGCCGCAACACGCCGGCGCTCCTCCATGGCTACGGCGGCTTTGCGGTGAACCTTGGCCCGCGCTTCGATGCGCGCGCGGCGTTGTGGGTGGAACGTGGCGGGATCTACGTGCAGGCGACGCTGCGCGGTGGCAACGAGTTCGGCGAGGCGTGGCACAGGGGGGGGATGCTCGCCAACAAGCAGAACGTCTTCGACGACTTCACGTCGGCGGCGCAGTTCCTGGTCGACAGCGGCTTCACCGCGCCTGAGCGGCTGGCCATTCGCGGCGTCAGCAACGGGGGGCTGCTGATGGGAGCGGCCATCACGCAGCGCCCCGACCTCTTCCGGGCCGCCTTCGTCGGTGTGCCGGATCTGGACCTCGTGCGGTTTCCCACGTTTGTCACGCACAACAACGCGCCGGCGCTATTGGAGTACGGCGATGCACGCCAGCCCGCGGAGTTCGAGGCGATCCGCACGATGTCGCCATACCAGAACGTGAAGGACGGCGTGCGCTATCCGGCGGTGATGGTGCAGACGGGGATCAACGACACGCGCGTCCCGCCGTGGCAGGCGCGTCGCTTCACCGCGCGGCTTCAGCAAGCCTCGACCTCCGGACTCCCTGTCATCCTGCTGCACGACCTGCGATCCGGGCATGCCGGTGGTCGCTCGATGAGCGGGACGGTGGAGCTGGCCACTCGGGAGATGGAGTTCCTGCTACGACATGTCGGAGCGCTCGGCCGGGGGCGGTGA
- a CDS encoding helix-turn-helix transcriptional regulator codes for MAIAPPYRYAETAPSPALAEWVLSFWHFAADASPPADAPFAVWPDGCTSVAIVSLPRIAPMLTVVGPRATSFQPGVVAGMRLVGMRLWPDATPLVLALSPRALRDHQGPPPPTLAARFASAVAAIPANGTSDEAMAALDRWMHGERDAFVSPDPRVRRAIHAVASARGEATVTQVARAAGSSIRQLQRLFPEATGLTLSEYARVRRLREALALRLSNDAAHWSRIAAERGFADHAHLTREFVALAGLRPTDAARQLSLTAHDNVAP; via the coding sequence GTGGCCATCGCCCCCCCATATCGCTACGCCGAGACCGCCCCCTCGCCCGCGCTCGCCGAGTGGGTGCTCTCGTTCTGGCACTTTGCGGCCGACGCGAGCCCTCCGGCTGACGCTCCGTTCGCCGTGTGGCCCGATGGCTGCACCTCGGTCGCGATCGTCTCGCTCCCCCGAATCGCGCCAATGCTCACCGTCGTGGGGCCGCGCGCGACGTCGTTCCAACCAGGCGTTGTCGCCGGCATGCGCCTCGTGGGGATGCGGTTGTGGCCCGACGCAACGCCGCTCGTACTCGCGCTGTCCCCGCGCGCGCTGCGCGACCATCAGGGGCCGCCACCACCGACGCTCGCCGCGCGATTCGCGAGCGCTGTCGCCGCCATTCCGGCCAATGGGACCAGCGACGAGGCGATGGCCGCCCTCGATCGGTGGATGCACGGTGAGCGGGACGCGTTCGTCTCCCCCGATCCGCGGGTTCGTCGTGCCATCCACGCGGTGGCGTCCGCACGCGGCGAGGCGACGGTCACGCAGGTGGCCCGGGCCGCCGGGTCGAGCATTCGCCAGCTGCAACGTCTCTTTCCCGAGGCGACCGGACTCACGCTCTCGGAGTATGCTCGTGTCCGGCGACTACGCGAGGCACTCGCGCTCCGCCTGTCCAACGACGCGGCCCACTGGTCGCGAATCGCCGCCGAGCGCGGCTTCGCCGATCACGCCCACCTCACGCGCGAGTTCGTCGCCCTCGCCGGGTTGCGTCCGACTGACGCGGCGCGACAGCTCTCGTTGACGGCGCACGACAACGTCGCCCCGTGA
- a CDS encoding serine hydrolase — protein sequence MATWSKCAGPPARATCYGAPRSSCSLVRLPQPGPAWYAPPPSSSHSGLPSPRRPAPRRSPSPRPPLARVPRPRTSPGTTWERRAPAAAGLDSAALAAAIAFAIANDAKAPRDMEESHYRSFGRNEPLAQGIGPFKPRGEPSGVIVRGGYLVAQWGEPDRVDMTHSVTKSFLSATVGLAFDRGLIPSVRDTVWKSQAPVYRLRLTASSEPGSELGHPMFLDPWNTPHNKTIIWDDLLRQTSDWEGTLWGKPEWADRPAQNSAEWKSRPRKAPGTAYEYNDVRVNVLALAATNIWRRPLPEVLRDHVMDPIGASRTWRWNGYDNAWITLDGRPVQVVSGGGHWGGGMFINAWDMARFGLLTQRRGMWGDKRILSEEWVKLSLTPTVPQPTYGYMNWFLNTDRKWMPNAPASAFGHVGNGTNLVYVDPEHDLVVVVRWIENGAINEFLGKVLAAVVK from the coding sequence ATGGCCACATGGTCAAAATGCGCCGGCCCGCCCGCTCGCGCGACGTGCTATGGCGCGCCGCGCTCGTCCTGTAGCTTGGTGCGACTCCCTCAACCGGGCCCCGCATGGTACGCGCCTCCGCCATCGTCGTCGCATTCTGGTCTTCCGTCGCCGCGTCGGCCGGCGCCTCGACGGTCGCCTTCTCCCAGGCCCCCGCTCGCGCGCGTGCCGCGCCCCCGTACGTCCCCCGGCACCACCTGGGAGCGTCGCGCCCCCGCCGCCGCCGGCCTCGACTCCGCTGCCCTCGCCGCCGCCATCGCCTTCGCCATCGCGAACGACGCCAAGGCCCCGCGCGACATGGAGGAGTCGCACTATCGCTCCTTCGGCCGCAACGAACCGCTGGCCCAGGGGATCGGCCCCTTCAAGCCCCGCGGCGAGCCGAGCGGCGTCATCGTGCGCGGCGGTTACCTCGTGGCCCAGTGGGGCGAGCCCGATCGCGTCGACATGACGCATTCGGTCACCAAGTCGTTCCTCTCCGCCACCGTGGGGCTGGCCTTTGACCGCGGGCTCATCCCCTCGGTACGCGACACGGTCTGGAAGTCGCAGGCGCCCGTCTACCGGTTGCGGCTGACGGCCTCCTCTGAGCCGGGCTCGGAACTCGGCCACCCGATGTTCCTGGATCCGTGGAACACGCCGCACAACAAGACGATCATCTGGGACGACCTCCTGCGGCAGACGAGTGACTGGGAGGGGACGCTGTGGGGGAAGCCGGAGTGGGCCGATCGCCCGGCGCAGAACAGCGCCGAGTGGAAATCGCGACCGCGCAAGGCGCCGGGGACGGCGTACGAGTACAACGACGTGCGCGTCAACGTCCTCGCCCTCGCCGCCACCAACATCTGGCGTCGCCCGCTCCCCGAGGTGCTGCGCGACCACGTGATGGACCCCATCGGCGCCTCGCGCACCTGGCGGTGGAACGGCTACGACAATGCCTGGATCACCCTCGACGGTCGCCCCGTGCAGGTCGTGTCGGGGGGCGGGCACTGGGGCGGCGGAATGTTCATCAACGCCTGGGACATGGCGCGCTTCGGCCTGCTCACCCAGCGGCGCGGGATGTGGGGCGACAAGCGCATCCTCTCCGAAGAGTGGGTCAAGCTCTCGCTCACCCCCACGGTACCGCAGCCCACCTACGGCTACATGAACTGGTTCCTCAACACCGACCGCAAGTGGATGCCTAACGCCCCGGCGTCGGCGTTCGGGCACGTGGGCAACGGGACCAACCTGGTGTACGTCGACCCCGAGCATGACCTGGTGGTCGTGGTGCGCTGGATCGAGAACGGGGCGATCAACGAGTTCCTGGGAAAGGTGCTGGCGGCGGTGGTGAAGTAG
- a CDS encoding S9 family peptidase, whose translation MPCFTRLRVTLPGALVLLALASPVAAQSGASSTPNARALRVEDFYRIKSVGAPALSPDGRWVAFALTARLEATNAEPSEVWLVPAAASAPARRVSPEGSHATAPSWSADGQLQYVADNKGWRLDPATPTQVTEYERPPSRRNGPGGGELTLPAPNGAVTASLRNVPPPPRARAAMTEFEERHEARFKGVQFDWLDFQRDGQPFPVPNSADPAVSPPQEIFLARDGREQQLTRLGLRPQGLQWNRDATRLLFTADSAYRDERRYGASAVYTVATDGAVRRLTPDTDHQHTSASFSPDGRSVLYAKQLSTNAVIARKLDHGGATDLYLVPADGGAERNLTADWDYLPSNAMWSPDGRYVYFMGGVGGGNHLFRVAAAGGAVEQVTRGERRINSLTVDKGFRTIAYTVGLIETPADVYVANIDGSNERRLTSVNEEALRDLALSRAERLQFASADGTPVEGWLMYPYGYRANAGPYPLVVSNHGGPHSADGYAFDFKSQYLAANGYFVLKVNFRSSTGYGEKFLWGTWGGWGNRDGEDVMAGIDYAIARYPIDKSKVATMGHSYGGFMTNWLITQYPDRFAAAIPGAGIVNWVSDYGTADIARTKETEFYGTPWDPKAREIMIRQSPLTYADKVKAPTLFIHGEVDQRVPYSEAEQMYVALKKNGVPTKMIQYEGMPHSISGSWNQVHRMLNERRWLDQWLKKSPGVS comes from the coding sequence ATGCCGTGCTTCACCCGCCTGCGCGTCACCCTCCCCGGCGCACTCGTTCTGCTGGCCCTCGCGTCGCCCGTAGCGGCGCAGTCTGGCGCCTCCAGCACGCCTAACGCCCGCGCCCTGCGGGTCGAGGACTTCTATCGCATCAAGTCGGTGGGCGCTCCCGCGCTCTCGCCCGACGGGCGTTGGGTGGCCTTCGCCCTCACCGCACGCCTCGAGGCGACCAACGCCGAGCCGAGCGAAGTCTGGCTCGTGCCGGCAGCTGCAAGCGCGCCGGCGCGGCGCGTCTCGCCCGAGGGGAGCCACGCGACCGCGCCCTCCTGGTCGGCCGACGGCCAGCTCCAGTACGTCGCCGACAACAAGGGGTGGCGCCTCGACCCCGCGACCCCCACGCAGGTGACGGAATACGAGCGCCCGCCCTCGCGTCGCAACGGTCCCGGCGGCGGCGAACTCACCCTCCCCGCCCCTAACGGCGCGGTGACGGCCTCCCTGCGCAACGTCCCGCCCCCGCCTCGTGCACGTGCCGCGATGACAGAGTTCGAGGAGCGGCACGAGGCGCGCTTCAAGGGAGTCCAGTTCGACTGGCTCGACTTCCAGCGCGATGGCCAGCCGTTCCCGGTCCCCAACAGCGCCGACCCGGCCGTGAGCCCGCCGCAGGAGATCTTCCTCGCCCGCGACGGCCGCGAGCAGCAACTCACGCGGCTCGGCCTTCGACCGCAGGGGTTGCAGTGGAACCGCGACGCCACGCGCCTGCTCTTCACCGCCGACTCTGCGTATCGCGACGAACGTCGCTATGGCGCCAGCGCCGTGTACACGGTGGCCACCGACGGCGCGGTCCGCCGCCTCACCCCCGACACCGACCATCAGCACACCAGCGCCTCGTTCTCCCCCGACGGCCGCTCGGTTCTGTACGCCAAGCAGCTCTCCACCAATGCCGTCATCGCCCGCAAGCTCGACCACGGCGGCGCGACCGATCTCTACCTCGTCCCGGCAGACGGCGGCGCCGAGCGCAACCTCACCGCTGATTGGGACTACCTGCCGAGCAATGCGATGTGGAGCCCCGACGGGCGCTACGTCTACTTCATGGGCGGCGTCGGGGGCGGGAACCACCTCTTCCGCGTTGCGGCTGCCGGCGGCGCCGTCGAGCAGGTGACCAGGGGCGAGCGCCGCATCAACAGCCTCACCGTCGATAAGGGCTTCCGCACCATCGCCTACACCGTGGGGCTCATCGAGACCCCCGCCGACGTGTACGTGGCCAACATCGATGGCAGCAACGAGCGCCGCCTGACGAGCGTCAACGAGGAGGCCCTACGCGACCTCGCGCTCAGCCGCGCCGAGCGACTGCAGTTCGCCAGCGCCGACGGCACGCCGGTGGAAGGGTGGCTGATGTATCCGTACGGCTACCGGGCCAACGCGGGGCCGTATCCTCTCGTCGTCAGCAACCACGGCGGTCCGCACTCGGCCGACGGCTACGCCTTCGACTTCAAGAGCCAGTACCTCGCTGCCAACGGCTACTTCGTCCTCAAGGTCAACTTCCGCTCCAGCACCGGCTACGGCGAGAAGTTCCTGTGGGGAACGTGGGGCGGGTGGGGAAACCGCGATGGCGAGGACGTGATGGCCGGCATCGACTACGCCATCGCCCGCTACCCGATCGACAAGTCGAAGGTCGCGACCATGGGGCACTCGTACGGCGGCTTCATGACCAACTGGCTCATCACGCAGTATCCCGATCGCTTTGCCGCGGCCATTCCCGGCGCGGGGATCGTGAACTGGGTGAGCGACTATGGCACCGCCGACATCGCCCGCACCAAGGAGACGGAGTTCTACGGCACGCCGTGGGACCCCAAGGCGCGCGAGATCATGATCCGCCAGTCGCCGCTCACCTACGCCGACAAGGTCAAGGCGCCGACGCTGTTCATCCACGGCGAGGTCGACCAGCGCGTCCCGTACTCCGAGGCCGAGCAGATGTACGTGGCACTCAAGAAGAACGGCGTCCCCACGAAGATGATCCAGTACGAGGGGATGCCGCACTCCATCAGCGGCTCGTGGAACCAGGTGCACCGCATGCTCAACGAACGGCGCTGGCTCGACCAGTGGCTCAAGAAGTCGCCCGGGGTGAGCTGA
- a CDS encoding TonB-dependent receptor encodes MPNTPSIRLLAVALVLAPAVSSPALAQERKADSTRTLRTVTVTATRAPTDVRQVPAPVTVYDSASIREKSPNSAADLLREAPGVDVVGTGPNQGRPSIRGQRGQRILLLQDGLRLNNNRRQQDFGELPALVDVDQIERVEVVRGPSSVLYGSDAIGGVINLITRTPRADGTTRVRGNLGYRYSGAGEQQRGDGSLTVTRGAFAFTGSGSLRNAGNYEVPGGSFGDLTLPDGIKLDDSGVRDRSLNLYASWRGQGRSNAWIRHDRYVARDAGFGFVEPRILGDTSTRIKLTYPWQAVQKTSAGINLSSLGLPFADRVDLSLYTQGNKRDFDSFVDVYVPTGPGRTAVINSRSYNTTDVGSSGLRLEAAKVLSRVVFTYGLDAVRDDAVANDSAYSRTTGFGPNPIISSSTRPSLPDADMRNVGLFLQGDWRLHERFSVITGVRYHDVHAETRQTAGLPDSVAGLKANNRTTVYAVNGIYRLTDHVSAVATYGRGFRAPNLIERYFSGPSTDGTAIQVANPGLDAETSTNVDVGLRVSVARVEAEWFYFRNNLKDGILTRPTGRTIGRLAEFQNINVERLRTSGHEATLRVDLGRGFDLNTNYTKLETKNPDRPDIPVAGTYSSKLNAALGYRPRGGRFWAEGAVRRQGEQQDINLGTSPIGSVLPAFTIVNVRGGVRLATIAGRPQEVGLGINNLGNALYAEAANSAFVRPEAGRHVVLSVRSSF; translated from the coding sequence ATGCCTAACACCCCCTCTATCCGACTGCTGGCCGTGGCGCTGGTTCTGGCGCCCGCCGTGAGCTCCCCTGCGCTCGCACAAGAGCGGAAAGCCGATTCCACGCGCACGCTGCGCACGGTCACCGTGACCGCGACCCGCGCGCCGACCGACGTGCGCCAGGTGCCGGCGCCGGTGACGGTGTACGACTCCGCGAGCATTCGCGAGAAGTCGCCCAACAGCGCCGCCGACCTCCTGCGCGAGGCCCCGGGGGTCGACGTCGTGGGGACGGGGCCCAACCAGGGGCGCCCCTCCATCCGCGGCCAGCGCGGACAGCGCATCCTCCTCCTGCAGGACGGGCTGCGCCTCAACAACAACCGCCGGCAACAGGACTTTGGCGAGCTCCCCGCCCTGGTCGACGTCGACCAGATCGAGCGGGTCGAGGTGGTACGCGGCCCGTCGTCGGTGCTCTACGGCTCCGACGCCATCGGCGGGGTGATCAACCTCATCACCCGCACGCCCCGCGCCGACGGCACGACGCGCGTGCGCGGCAACCTTGGCTATCGCTACTCCGGGGCTGGTGAGCAGCAGCGTGGCGACGGATCGCTCACCGTCACGCGCGGCGCCTTCGCCTTTACCGGGAGCGGCTCGCTGCGCAACGCCGGCAACTACGAAGTCCCCGGCGGGAGCTTTGGCGACCTCACGCTCCCCGACGGCATCAAGCTCGACGACTCCGGCGTGCGCGACCGCTCGCTCAACCTGTACGCCTCGTGGCGCGGGCAGGGGCGCAGCAACGCCTGGATCCGGCACGATCGCTACGTCGCGCGCGACGCCGGCTTCGGCTTCGTGGAGCCCCGCATCCTGGGCGACACCTCCACGCGCATCAAGCTCACCTATCCGTGGCAGGCGGTGCAGAAGACGTCGGCCGGGATCAACCTCTCGTCGTTAGGCCTCCCGTTCGCCGACCGCGTGGACCTCTCCCTCTACACGCAGGGGAACAAGCGCGACTTCGACTCGTTCGTCGACGTCTACGTCCCCACCGGGCCGGGGCGCACCGCGGTCATCAACAGCCGCAGCTACAACACGACCGACGTCGGGAGCTCGGGGCTGCGACTGGAGGCGGCGAAGGTGCTGAGCCGCGTCGTCTTCACCTACGGGCTGGACGCCGTGCGCGACGATGCCGTCGCCAACGATTCGGCCTACTCGCGCACGACGGGCTTTGGCCCCAACCCGATCATCAGCTCCAGCACGCGCCCCTCGCTCCCCGACGCCGACATGCGCAACGTCGGCCTCTTCCTGCAGGGCGACTGGCGCCTGCACGAGCGCTTCTCGGTGATCACCGGGGTGCGCTATCACGACGTGCACGCCGAGACGCGGCAGACGGCGGGGCTCCCCGACAGCGTCGCCGGGCTCAAGGCGAACAACCGCACCACGGTCTACGCCGTGAACGGCATCTACCGCCTCACCGATCATGTGAGCGCGGTGGCGACGTACGGGCGCGGCTTCCGCGCGCCGAACCTGATCGAGCGCTACTTCTCGGGACCGTCGACCGATGGGACGGCGATCCAGGTGGCCAACCCCGGGCTCGACGCCGAGACGTCGACCAACGTGGACGTTGGCCTGCGTGTGAGCGTCGCGCGCGTCGAGGCGGAGTGGTTCTACTTCCGCAACAACCTCAAGGATGGCATCCTGACGCGCCCCACCGGGCGCACGATCGGGCGGCTGGCCGAGTTCCAGAACATCAACGTGGAGCGGCTGCGCACCAGCGGGCATGAAGCCACGCTGCGCGTGGACCTGGGGCGCGGATTCGACCTCAACACCAACTACACGAAGCTAGAGACCAAGAACCCCGACCGCCCGGACATCCCGGTGGCCGGGACCTACAGCTCCAAGCTCAACGCCGCGCTGGGCTACCGGCCGCGCGGCGGGCGCTTCTGGGCAGAAGGGGCGGTGCGTCGCCAGGGCGAGCAGCAGGACATCAACCTGGGGACGAGCCCGATCGGGAGCGTGCTCCCCGCCTTCACCATCGTGAACGTGCGCGGCGGCGTGCGGCTGGCGACCATCGCCGGGCGCCCGCAGGAAGTGGGGCTGGGGATCAACAACCTCGGCAACGCACTTTACGCCGAGGCGGCCAACAGCGCCTTCGTCCGCCCCGAGGCGGGGCGTCACGTCGTGCTCTCCGTGCGCTCGAGCTTCTGA